GCCGACGTCCGGGACCGCGGAGGTGCTCGGTCTGCAGCCGGGCAAGGCGGCCGTGCACAAGGTCGCCGCAGCCGGGGTGAGCCGGACCTTCCAGCACTCCAAGCTCTTCGACCGGCTCTCCGCGCTGGAGAACGTCATGGTCGGCGGCCACCTGGTCAGCAAGCCGACCTTCCTGCGCCGGCTGCTCTGGCTGCCCTCGGCCCGCCGCGACGAGCAGCGCGTGGCGCGGCACGCCGCGTGGTGCCTGGCGCGGGTGGGCCTGGCCGAGCAGGCCGGGACCCAGGCCTCGGCGTTGTCCTACGGTGACCAGCGCCGCCTGGAGATCGCCCGGGCGCTGGCCTCGGACCCGTCGTTGTTGATCCTCGACGAGCCGGCCGCGGGGATGAACCACGTCGAGGCCGATGCGCTGTCGGACCTGATCGGCTCGCTGGCCAGTGACGGGCTGACGATCCTGCTCATCGAGCACAACGTCGGCATGGTGATGAAGACGTGCAGTCGCATCGTCGTGCTGAACTTCGGTGAGGTCATCGCCACCGGCACGCCGGACCAGATCATCGAGAATCCTGCTGTCATCGAGGCCTACCTCGGCAGCTCCGAGTCGGAGGAGTCGTCATGACCGCACCGATCCTGACGGTGGAGGACCTCGCCGTGAGCTACGGGCGGGTCGAGGCCGTACGTGGGGTCTCCTTCGAGGTGGCCGCCGGTGACCTGATCACCCTGGTGGGCGCCAACGGCGCGGGGAAGTCCTCGGTGATCAACGCCGTCTCCGGGGTGGTGCGTCCCTCCGGGGGCAGGATCACCTTCGAGGGGAAGGACGTCACCCGCACCCAGGCGCACACGCTGGTGGCCGACGGCCTCGTGCAGGTGCCCGAGGGACGACAGGTGCTGGCGACGCTGACGATCCACGAGAACCTGCAGCTGGGCGGGTGGCACAGCAACGACAAGGCAGCGATCGACGAGGTCTACGAGCGCTTCCCGGTGCTCGCCGAGCGGCGCGAGCTGCCGGCCGGTGCTCTGTCCGGTGGTGAGCAGCAGATGCTCGCGATCGGTCGGGCCCTGGTGGCCAGGCCCCGGCTGATGCTCCTCGACGAGCCGTCGATGGGATTGGCGCCGAAGATCGTCGACGAGGTCTTCACCGTCATCCGGGAGATCCGCGCCACCGGCACCACGGTGGTGCTCGTCGAGCAGAACGCCCGCCGGGCGTTGCAGGCCGCCGACCACGGCTACCTCATGGCCACCGGTGAGATCGTGCACGCCGGGCCTGCGGCCGAGCTGTTGGCGGACGAGAAGATCGTGCAGGCGTATCTGGGGGTTGAGTAGCGCTCTGGTGGTCGTCGGCCCCGGGATCAGGCCGGTGACACGTCGTCGCGGAGGGCGGCTGCCGCCGTCGACATCTTCATCACGAGCCGATCGCCCGGCCCTTTGGTCGGGGTGAATCCGAACGTCTCGTAGAACGCCCTGGCCGTCTCGTCGATGGGGTCCACCACGATGATGCGTCCACCTCCCACGTCGGCGGCCGCGAGGCACACCTCGAGCGCGCTGAGGAGGAGTTGAGCCCCCTCTCCCTGACCCTGGAGGTCACGATGCAGCGCGAGCCGGGCGATGAGGTAGCCGGGCACGAGGCTGTGGCCGCCAGCCGTGCCCCGAGTGAGGTCCCGGGCGACGACCTGCGTCGGCTGGATGGCGGCGTAGGCGACGACGTCATCCGGCGTCGCCTCGTTGACCCAGACGTACACGCGAACGATGCCCTGCCGGTGCATACGGTGCGCGTGCCTGTACAACCAGGCATCGAGGTCGTGGACTCCGCAGTCGAAGCCGCTGAGCTCGTCGTCGTCGGCCAGTTGGCGCTGGAGCCACATCAGGCGCGTCGGTAGCTGCGCGGACCCTGTGCGGCCTTGCGAAGGGCGGCGGCCGGGTCCGGCGTGTCCAGCGACTCGACCAGCTCAGCGAAGAGGACGGGGTCCATCACGGTGACATCGCTGCGCGCCAGGACCTCTTCAGCGGATGCTCTCGTGGCATCGGCGACGAACTGGGACTTGCTGACGTTCAGACGCTGAGCAGCCGCAGACGCGAGTGCGTCCGTCTCTTCGTCGACGCGCGTCTCCCAGCGTCGGGTCTTGGCGGCCATGACTCCACTGTACGGCATTTGTACGGCGTCCCTTCTGGTCTCGTCCTTGAAACGTAGTGGAGGGGCAGTGGGTGCACAGGTGTCGATGTCGCAAGCTGTGCACAGTCGTCGGGGAAGGTGCTTCTTGTGGACTCCGAGCGTGACGCGAGACCTGGTCATCTACAGGTGCTGGTGCTGGAGTTGATCGCTGATCCTGTTGCGTCGACCACAGCGCTGGTGTGTCCGTGGCCGTTGACAATCAGCTCAACGGAGTAGGCCCAGCCATCCGGTCACCCAGCACTGTCCGTTCGGATGATCCAGGCGGTCCGGCCGCTGCCGTAACGTCGCTCGCGCAGGGGATGGTAGGTCCACAGGAGGAGTTGCGTGATGAGGTCAGGGTTGAGGCGGCGCCGGGTCGCGGGAGTGCGAGACCTGCCCAGGTACGGGGTCGTGGTCGCCGGGGTGCTGGCGCTGGCACTCACGGGGTGCGGAGCTTCGGAGACGACGTCGGAGTCGGCGGGTGCCGAGGCGGCGGTGACCTCGCCCGACGTGCAGGACGAAGGGGGAGAGAGCGCCGGTTCCGATGCGAAGGACGCGGCGAAGTCCTCGTCCTCGGCGGCGGGTGACGACGACTCGACGAGTGAGACGAGTGCGTCGGAGGGTGCCGGCGCGGGCAAAGGCAGCGCGAAGCCTCGGGGGTCGAAGACCCTCTACCGGGTGATCCGGGTCGTCGACGGCGACACGGTGAAGGTGAACATCAACGGGGGCGAGTCGGTGCGTGTCATCGGGATCGACACCCCGGAGACGGTCGACCCGGACCAGCCGGTCCAGTGCGGTGGACCGGAGGCCACGGCCGCGGCGAAGAAGCTGCTCAGCGGCAAGAGCGTCGCTGTCGTTTTCGACGAGTCCCAGGGGCGCCGCGACAAGTACGACCGGCTGCTGGCCTACCTCGACGTGCCGGGCTCGGGTGACTTCGGTGAGGACATGATCCGCTCCGGCCACGCGGAGGAGTACACCTACGACGCCGCGTACGAGCGCAAGCCGACGTACCTGGCCGCTGAGCAGTCGGCGCGCAGCGCGGGGAAGGGCACCTGGGGGTCCTGCCAAGAGGAGCCTGCGCCGGCTGCGCCTGAGCCGGCCGAGCCCGCGTACACGCCTCCACCTCCGCCGCCGCCGTCGACGCCGGCACCTGCTCCGGCTCCCACGCCTGCGCCCGCCCCCACGCCGGCTCCCGCTCCAGCGCCTCCTGCAGCACCCGCGGGTCCGGGCCCCGGCTGGACGAACGATGCCCTGACGCCCGGCTACACCGGGTGTCGTCAGGGGTACCCCGGTGGACGCATCAACGGGGTCTACTGGTGGAAGCCG
The DNA window shown above is from Janibacter sp. A1S7 and carries:
- a CDS encoding GNAT family N-acetyltransferase produces the protein MWLQRQLADDDELSGFDCGVHDLDAWLYRHAHRMHRQGIVRVYVWVNEATPDDVVAYAAIQPTQVVARDLTRGTAGGHSLVPGYLIARLALHRDLQGQGEGAQLLLSALEVCLAAADVGGGRIIVVDPIDETARAFYETFGFTPTKGPGDRLVMKMSTAAAALRDDVSPA
- a CDS encoding DUF1778 domain-containing protein, encoding MAAKTRRWETRVDEETDALASAAAQRLNVSKSQFVADATRASAEEVLARSDVTVMDPVLFAELVESLDTPDPAAALRKAAQGPRSYRRA
- a CDS encoding ABC transporter ATP-binding protein, which gives rise to MTAPILTVEDLAVSYGRVEAVRGVSFEVAAGDLITLVGANGAGKSSVINAVSGVVRPSGGRITFEGKDVTRTQAHTLVADGLVQVPEGRQVLATLTIHENLQLGGWHSNDKAAIDEVYERFPVLAERRELPAGALSGGEQQMLAIGRALVARPRLMLLDEPSMGLAPKIVDEVFTVIREIRATGTTVVLVEQNARRALQAADHGYLMATGEIVHAGPAAELLADEKIVQAYLGVE
- a CDS encoding thermonuclease family protein, whose protein sequence is MRDLPRYGVVVAGVLALALTGCGASETTSESAGAEAAVTSPDVQDEGGESAGSDAKDAAKSSSSAAGDDDSTSETSASEGAGAGKGSAKPRGSKTLYRVIRVVDGDTVKVNINGGESVRVIGIDTPETVDPDQPVQCGGPEATAAAKKLLSGKSVAVVFDESQGRRDKYDRLLAYLDVPGSGDFGEDMIRSGHAEEYTYDAAYERKPTYLAAEQSARSAGKGTWGSCQEEPAPAAPEPAEPAYTPPPPPPPSTPAPAPAPTPAPAPTPAPAPAPPAAPAGPGPGWTNDALTPGYTGCRQGYPGGRINGVYWWKPIPC